The Ranitomeya imitator isolate aRanImi1 chromosome 6, aRanImi1.pri, whole genome shotgun sequence genome window below encodes:
- the LOC138642814 gene encoding uncharacterized protein has translation MSHSDVPVIVAAALLVEAHNQLEVQARNNRVKRQRRMWTKQWLQKRNQLSNMGLIRELQDNNPHDFRNYLRMSEDSFNVLLAAVEPYIRRQNTQMRAAVPVDERLAVTLRFLATGRSMQDLHYSAAISRSLLSVIIPETCKAIVSVLHRSYMPFPQTPDDWKEISRGFEEQWQFPNCGGALDGKHVRITQPPHSGSFYYNYKGYFSIILMALVNANYDFISVSVGINGRVSDGGVLEHTDFGERLKNNKLALPPNSDTTENMNFVFVGDEAFPLHPNLLKPFSQKTLTPERRIFNYRLSRARRVVENAFGIMANRFRVFHTALNMKLTSIDSVVLACCVLHNFLRRRDATAYSPPQYVDSVDQGNGDVTQGEWRLDAHRVCGLESLGSGRYCDDATNSRDKYSDFFNGPGAVPWQYQQL, from the coding sequence atgtctcattcggatgtacctgtgattgttgcggccgcgttattggtagaagctcacaaccagctggaggttcaagcgcgaaacaatcgtgtaaagcgtcagcgccgcatgtggaccaaacagtggctgcagaagaggaatcaattgtcaaatatgggccttataagggaactgcaggataacaacccgcatgattttcgtaactacctgagaatgtcggaggactcatttaatgtcctacttgcagctgtagaaccttatatcaggcggcaaaatacacagatgagagcagctgtccctgtggatgagaggctggctgtcacgctgcgtttcctggcgactggcaggtctatgcaagacttgcattacagcgcagctatatcccgatccctactcagcgtcatcatcccagagacatgcaaagctattgtctcagttttacaccgcagttacatgcctttcccacagaccccggatgactggaaagagatttcaaggggatttgaggagcaatggcagttccctaattgcggtggggccttggatggcaaacatgtacgcatcacccaaccaccacactctggctccttttattataactataagggaTATTTCAGCATAATTCTCATGGCCCTCGTAAATGCTAACTACGATTTCATAAGTGTGTCTGTTGGGATTAACGGGAGAGTATCCGATGGAGGAGTTTTGGAGCACACAGATTTTGGGGAACGCTTGAAAAATAATAAACTTGCCTTGCCGCCCAACAGTGACACAacagaaaacatgaactttgtctttgtcggagatgaggctttcccactgcatcccaaccttttgaagcccttctcccagaagactctgacaccggaacgacgaatctttaattacagactttcaagagctagacgcgttgtggaaaatgcattcggaattatggcaaaccgatttcgggttttccacacagcactaaacatgaaactaacgtctattgactctgtggtgcttgcttgttgtgtcctccacaactttctacgtcgccgtgatgccactgcatacagccctccacagtatgtagactctgtggaccagggtaacggagatgtaacccagggcgaatggcgtctagacgCGCACAGGGTTTGTGGTTTGGAAAGTCTGGGTTCTGGAAGGTACTGTGATGATGCAACGAATAGCAGGGACAAATACTctgactttttcaatgggccaggggctgtcccatggcagtatcaacagctgtaa